Within Staphylococcus sp. NRL 16/872, the genomic segment CATTGAATTCCATTTAGACACCTACCATTTCTTTAATTTCAATATCATTTTTTGTAATCCTTTTTCATTAAACGTTTTGGCTTTCGATTGATCATTTGAGTAACCTCTACTCTCATAATCTCGAGCGATAATATATTTAATAGCAGTACAATAAAGTGGGTATTCCGTGTCTCCATCGTCATACTCTGGAACTCCACTCAATGTTAATTCGGATTTTGCCGATTCTATAATTTCTGAAATCAAACCATCTTCATAGCTAT encodes:
- a CDS encoding head-tail connector protein encodes the protein MDLKTIKAWLKVDYSYEDGLISEIIESAKSELTLSGVPEYDDGDTEYPLYCTAIKYIIARDYESRGYSNDQSKAKTFNEKGLQKMILKLKKW